In one Thermococcus sp. genomic region, the following are encoded:
- a CDS encoding rubrerythrin family protein, producing the protein MSMSEPLVKHAYETEKKAASSYTDGLKLIRGQGLRYTKVEEIVGRIAVDTVIHKHLMKAILEAQKELEKLSGEGPLSEVKDVELSPEQKALVKRFAEMHLEIEKDMIQTYEKMAEKMTHPLFKGIAEAL; encoded by the coding sequence ATGTCCATGTCTGAACCACTGGTGAAACACGCCTACGAGACCGAGAAGAAGGCAGCCTCCAGCTACACCGACGGTTTGAAGCTCATAAGGGGGCAGGGGCTGAGATACACCAAGGTTGAAGAGATCGTTGGAAGGATTGCAGTCGACACAGTTATCCACAAGCACCTGATGAAGGCAATCCTCGAGGCGCAGAAGGAGCTTGAGAAACTTTCTGGTGAGGGGCCGCTCTCGGAGGTCAAGGACGTTGAACTTTCCCCAGAGCAGAAGGCCCTCGTCAAGCGCTTCGCTGAGATGCACCTCGAGATAGAGAAGGACATGATTCAAACCTACGAGAAGATGGCGGAGAAGATGACCCACCCGCTCTTCAAGGGCATAGCCGAGGCCCT
- a CDS encoding SDR family oxidoreductase encodes MKVAVVTGASKGIGRAVSLALAKEGYSLAIGARSLDLLEEVAEKTNAFYSFLDVSKEDSVNQFAQKVLKRFGRVDLLVANAGIGVGGRLDEVSDEDFERVLQVNTLGLWRSIKAFLPALKKSRGLVIAVTSDISTRLIPGSGAYVASKWAARAILRTFQIENPEVRFLELRPGAVDTHFYGKPGRRREEGFMKPEDVAEVVRAIVRLPNHVRVEELMFRSIYQDPEY; translated from the coding sequence TTGAAGGTTGCCGTCGTTACCGGAGCATCGAAGGGAATAGGGAGGGCCGTTTCCCTGGCCCTTGCCAAAGAGGGGTATTCCCTCGCCATCGGTGCCAGAAGCCTGGATCTTCTCGAAGAGGTGGCAGAGAAGACTAATGCGTTTTATTCCTTCCTCGATGTTTCAAAAGAGGACAGCGTGAATCAGTTTGCACAAAAAGTCTTGAAGAGATTTGGCCGGGTCGACCTTCTCGTGGCAAACGCCGGCATTGGAGTTGGGGGAAGGCTCGATGAAGTTTCCGACGAGGACTTCGAGAGGGTTCTACAAGTGAACACCCTCGGCCTGTGGAGGAGCATTAAGGCCTTTCTGCCAGCTTTGAAGAAGAGCCGGGGCCTGGTTATAGCGGTCACGTCCGACATATCTACCCGTCTCATCCCCGGCTCTGGCGCATACGTCGCCAGCAAATGGGCCGCTCGAGCCATACTCAGGACTTTTCAGATCGAGAATCCCGAGGTCAGGTTCCTTGAGCTCAGGCCGGGGGCGGTGGACACGCATTTCTACGGGAAACCGGGAAGGAGGCGCGAGGAGGGCTTCATGAAGCCCGAGGATGTGGCAGAGGTCGTTAGGGCGATTGTTCGGCTTCCCAATCACGTTCGAGTTGAGGAGCTCATGTTTCGGTCAATTTATCAGGATCCAGAATACTGA
- a CDS encoding ferritin family protein — MLAKYPFELPKDRPLTKTEIAQALRWAIEAELDAISFYEQLAEGIEDERIRHIFLDVANEEKEHFGEFLAALFEVDEELAKYMKEGFEEVEEETGIKVKL; from the coding sequence ATGCTGGCAAAGTACCCGTTTGAACTCCCAAAGGACAGGCCTCTGACCAAGACCGAGATTGCTCAGGCCCTCCGCTGGGCCATCGAGGCCGAGCTCGACGCCATAAGCTTCTACGAGCAGCTGGCAGAGGGAATAGAGGATGAGAGGATAAGGCACATCTTTCTCGATGTTGCCAACGAGGAAAAGGAGCACTTTGGCGAATTTCTCGCGGCGCTCTTCGAGGTTGACGAAGAGCTCGCGAAGTACATGAAGGAGGGCTTTGAGGAAGTTGAGGAAGAGACGGGGATAAAGGTAAAGCTCTGA